One genomic segment of Thermoanaerobaculia bacterium includes these proteins:
- a CDS encoding Kdo hydroxylase family protein yields the protein MAAVVEIPDPRALRDEARAEIQRALDGGAILSFPCFPIAIAAQDREFLLSLRQTRAAYHKNIAYRPAQERVSGFTAGNPGGGVRLRDVLRRYSKSTIAFLGGLFPRYAAAWTVDYASFRRLEEAGRDLSASKRNDRLHVDASPTRPTRGDRILRFFTNVNPENPRHWKTGSEVFPALAERFARASGLLAKAERGGLVSRARRWGAALGLPVAAHSAYDRFVLLFHDFLKSDDGYQRSAPADEFRFPPGSSWMVYTDTVSHAVLSGRFAIEQTVRIARRSLAVPDRAPIAVLEKLAGRALA from the coding sequence ATGGCGGCGGTCGTCGAGATTCCGGATCCGCGGGCCCTTCGCGATGAGGCCCGAGCCGAGATCCAGCGGGCGCTCGACGGAGGGGCGATCCTCTCCTTTCCGTGCTTCCCGATCGCGATCGCGGCGCAAGACCGCGAGTTCCTTCTGAGCCTTCGGCAGACCCGCGCCGCATACCACAAGAACATCGCGTACCGGCCGGCGCAGGAACGCGTCAGCGGTTTCACCGCCGGAAATCCCGGTGGCGGCGTGCGCCTGCGCGACGTCCTCCGCCGCTATTCGAAGAGCACCATCGCGTTTCTCGGCGGGTTGTTCCCGCGCTACGCTGCGGCCTGGACGGTCGATTACGCGAGCTTTCGTCGGCTCGAGGAGGCGGGGCGCGATCTGTCCGCGTCGAAGCGCAACGACCGGCTGCACGTCGACGCGTCTCCCACCCGGCCGACCCGCGGCGACCGGATCCTGCGGTTCTTCACGAACGTCAACCCGGAAAATCCGCGGCATTGGAAGACGGGTTCGGAGGTCTTCCCGGCGCTCGCCGAGCGGTTCGCGCGCGCCTCGGGGCTGCTCGCGAAAGCCGAGCGCGGCGGCCTCGTCTCGCGGGCGCGCCGATGGGGAGCGGCGCTCGGTCTCCCCGTCGCCGCCCACTCGGCGTACGATCGCTTCGTGCTCCTCTTCCACGATTTCCTCAAGAGCGACGACGGGTACCAGCGGAGCGCTCCGGCCGACGAATTCCGATTTCCGCCGGGCTCGTCGTGGATGGTCTACACCGACACGGTCAGCCACGCGGTGCTCTCGGGACGGTTCGCCATCGAGCAGACGGTCCGGATCGCGCGCCGCTCGCTCGCGGTCCCGGATCGCGCCCCGATCGCCGTTCTCGAGAAGCTCGCCGGGCGCGCGCTCGCGTGA
- a CDS encoding pyruvate kinase encodes MTRRRAAFRRTKIVATLGPSTDVPGVLRSVLAAGVDIVRLNASHGDAAAHRSRIEAVRRLERELGRPIPIVFDLSGPKIRTGTFPGGGREVHRGERLLLAPENEARAGEIPVNYRHLARDVSPGDRILVDD; translated from the coding sequence GTGACCCGCCGCCGCGCCGCATTCCGGCGCACGAAGATCGTGGCCACCCTCGGCCCCTCGACCGACGTTCCCGGCGTGCTCCGCTCCGTCCTCGCGGCGGGCGTCGACATCGTGCGCCTGAACGCGTCGCACGGCGACGCGGCGGCGCACCGGTCGAGGATCGAGGCGGTGCGGCGTCTCGAAAGGGAGCTCGGCCGGCCGATTCCGATCGTGTTCGACCTCTCAGGCCCGAAGATCCGCACCGGGACGTTTCCCGGAGGAGGGCGGGAAGTGCATCGCGGCGAACGCCTTCTGCTCGCTCCCGAGAACGAGGCCCGCGCGGGCGAGATCCCGGTGAACTACCGGCACCTGGCGCGCGACGTCTCGCCGGGCGACCGGATCCTCGTCGACGAC